In Spinacia oleracea cultivar Varoflay chromosome 5, BTI_SOV_V1, whole genome shotgun sequence, a single window of DNA contains:
- the LOC110794333 gene encoding patellin-4-like gives MFTISSHDLRDSEFRSEKSPVTGIVAGETTQPSKVGGWFCDDESIAEASDNEGSCLSEQESDFADINSEGNEGSRSTNYDYNNANHTKERSPSRRKKLFKRRWRRVKAKKSLIEFKSRLEDALNGNFLLNEERNGVAQNFRDITLWGVPLLPSKGHEGTEIVLLKFLRAQNYRVNEALENLKQTLIWRVEQGIDDIINENFGDAKELNKMVFLDSVDNEGHPLCFNTYEAFRDKELYAKTFGTEQSRREFLRWRVQFMEKSIKYLSFKPGGVDSFLFISDMRNAPGPGNRIKELGPVSKDVVSLFQRYYPELIYKHIILNAPFWYYLYHGVVTQYCSPGTKENFVFARPHKVTETLLKYIPPQNIPLQYGGLRRDNDDEFTSEDIVREFSIRGGAVSIFRLPISEVNVTLVWEVIVVGWDVSYKDEFIPDDEGSYRILIHSEEKIGNCVRNSFYVNEPGKIMISIKNATYVKRKVFIRVKSKATLPVYLCK, from the exons ATGTTCACCATATCATCTCATGACCTCCGAGACTCGGAATTCCGGTCAGAAAAATCTCCGGTCACCGGAATTGTCGCCGGAGAAACTACACAACCGTCCAAGGTAGGAGGATGGTTTTGCGACGATGAATCGATTGCAGAGGCGAGTGACAACGAAGGGTCATGCCTTAGTGAACAAGAATCCGATTTTGCTGATATTAATTCAGAAGGAAACGAAGGAAGCCGGAGTACTAATTATGATTACAATAATGCTAATCATACAAAGGAAAGATCACCAAGTAGAAgaaagaaactattcaaaagGAGGTGGAGAAGAGTGAAAGCCAAGAAATCATTAATTGAATTTAAATCAAGATTAGAGGATGCCCTAAATGGGAATTTCCTCCTTAATGAAGAAAGAAATGGGGTGGCACAAAATTTTAGGGACATTACCCTTTGGGGGGTGCCCTTATTGCCAAGCAAAGGCCATGAAGGAACAGAAATAGTCTTGTTAAAATTCCTTAGAGCCCAAAATTATAGGGTTAATGAGGCATTAGAGAACCTTAAACAAACCTTAATTTGGAGGGTAGAACAAGGAATTGATGATATTATAAATGAAAATTTTGGAGATGCAAAGGAACTTAACAAAATGGTGTTTTTGGATAGCGTCGATAATGAAGGACACCCTTTGTGTTTTAATACGTACGAGGCTTTCAGGGATAAGGAGTTGTATGCTAAAACATTTGGAACGGAACAAAGTAGGAGGGAATTTCTTAGATGGAGAGTTCAATTTATGGAGAAAAGTATAAAATATTTGAGTTTTAAGCCTGGTGGGGTCGactcttttctttttattagtGATATGAGAAATGCTCCGGGTCCTGGAAATCGTATTAAGGAACTTGGCCCTGTTAGCAAAGATGTTGTCTCTCTTTTTCAACGTTATTATCCTGAGCTCATTTATAAGCAC ATTATACTAAATGCTCCCTTTTGGTATTATTTGTACCATGGTGTAGTTACACAATACTGTTCTCCTGGAACCAAAGAAAATTTTGTATTTGCAAGGCCTCACAAAGTCACTGAAACATTGTTGAA GTATATACCTCCTCAAAATATTCCTCTGCAATATGGTGGTCTTAGACGAGATAATGATGATGAATTCACATCCGAGGACATTGTTCGAGAGTTTAGTATTCGAGGTGGTGCAGTATCAATCTTTAGACTTCCTATCTCAGAG GTTAACGTGACGTTAGTATGGGAAGTAATAGTTGTAGGATGGGATGTGAGTTACAAAGACGAATTTATCCCTGACGATGAAGGCTCATACAGGATCTTGATACATTCTGAGGAGAAAATTGGAAATTGTGTGAGAAATTCATTCTATGTGAATGAACCAGGAAAGATTATGATTTCTATTAAAAATGCAACTTATGTCAAGAGAAAGGTTTTCATCCGGGTTAAAAGCAAAGCCACTTTGCCTGTCTACTTGTGCAAATGA